In Streptantibioticus cattleyicolor NRRL 8057 = DSM 46488, a genomic segment contains:
- a CDS encoding PucR family transcriptional regulator — translation MPDLAPPTPAVPLSELLAQTAPGLRQVAGPPAGEVLVQWVHASEMADPVPYLLGGELLLTAGVHFPVDEERAEYLDRYVARTVQGGAAALGFGLAPVHERTPGALVAACERHGLPLVEVAPRTPFAAVARAVWQVMARARERELRRVTEAQRALGAAAGRPDPVPAVLRHLAHHLGGRAWLLDAGGTRVHAAGAAVPAGVEAAARALAAVVRPGRAGAPASATDTAGGTRLAAYALAAGPAGGGSGGLVLVLAAERRDPADHAVAGLAAVLLSLLTGGYQGASDAGRTAALVRLLLGDPPERAVEALADGAASWTVVHAVRGAGGVRDGAAPGELAAALGTPLVAAGDGDGPLRALVAGDREITARPGWTFGVGAPAAAGDLAAADAQAAGALRRAVAGRVPVVRHAAPHSGIAALLAPAEAAAYARSRLAPIAGSPALIDTLRTWISLYGNWDRTAVALGVHRNTVRQRVSRAAALLEADLDDPDVRTDLWIALRYG, via the coding sequence ATGCCGGATCTCGCTCCGCCCACCCCCGCCGTCCCGTTGTCCGAACTGCTCGCGCAGACCGCGCCGGGGTTGCGGCAGGTCGCCGGTCCCCCGGCCGGCGAGGTGCTGGTGCAGTGGGTGCACGCCAGTGAGATGGCCGATCCGGTGCCGTATCTGCTCGGCGGTGAGCTGTTGTTGACCGCCGGTGTCCACTTCCCGGTGGACGAGGAGCGGGCGGAGTACCTGGACCGGTACGTGGCGCGCACCGTGCAGGGGGGTGCGGCGGCGCTCGGCTTCGGGCTGGCGCCGGTGCACGAGCGGACCCCGGGGGCGCTGGTGGCGGCGTGCGAACGGCACGGGCTGCCGCTGGTCGAGGTGGCGCCGCGGACCCCGTTCGCGGCGGTGGCGCGGGCGGTGTGGCAGGTGATGGCGCGGGCCCGGGAGCGCGAGCTGCGCCGGGTCACCGAGGCGCAGCGGGCGCTGGGGGCCGCGGCCGGGCGCCCCGATCCGGTGCCGGCCGTGCTGCGGCACCTCGCCCACCACCTCGGCGGCCGGGCGTGGCTGCTGGACGCGGGCGGTACCCGGGTGCACGCGGCGGGGGCCGCCGTCCCGGCCGGGGTGGAGGCGGCGGCGCGGGCGCTGGCCGCGGTGGTGCGGCCGGGGCGGGCCGGGGCGCCGGCGTCCGCCACCGACACGGCGGGCGGCACCCGGCTGGCCGCCTACGCGCTCGCCGCGGGCCCGGCCGGCGGCGGTTCCGGCGGCCTGGTGCTCGTCCTGGCCGCCGAGCGCCGGGACCCGGCCGACCACGCGGTGGCCGGCCTCGCGGCGGTGCTGCTGTCGCTGCTCACCGGGGGCTACCAGGGGGCGTCGGACGCGGGGCGCACGGCGGCCCTGGTGCGGCTGCTGCTGGGCGATCCGCCGGAGCGGGCGGTCGAGGCGCTGGCGGACGGCGCCGCGTCGTGGACCGTGGTGCACGCGGTACGCGGTGCGGGCGGCGTGCGGGACGGCGCCGCCCCGGGCGAACTGGCCGCCGCGCTGGGCACGCCGCTGGTGGCCGCCGGTGACGGCGACGGTCCGCTGCGCGCGCTGGTGGCCGGTGACCGGGAGATCACGGCGCGGCCGGGGTGGACGTTCGGGGTCGGCGCGCCGGCCGCCGCCGGTGATCTGGCCGCGGCCGACGCGCAGGCGGCCGGCGCGCTGCGCAGGGCGGTGGCCGGGCGCGTCCCGGTGGTGCGCCACGCCGCCCCGCACTCCGGCATCGCCGCGCTGCTCGCCCCCGCCGAGGCCGCCGCGTACGCCCGCTCCCGGCTCGCCCCGATCGCCGGCTCGCCCGCCCTGATCGACACCCTGCGCACCTGGATCTCGCTGTACGGCAACTGGGACCGCACGGCCGTCGCGCTGGGGGTGCACCGCAACACCGTCCGCCAGCGCGTCTCCCGCGCCGCCGCGCTGCTGGAGGCCGACCTGGACGACCCGGACGTGCGGACGGACCTGTGGATCGCGCTGCGGTACGGATGA
- a CDS encoding phosphatase: protein MPTDHIPSRQDLVDHLLRTRIAGDVATSRENNLDHYRELAAGNRYYWLGLDLGTRWTDEDAVLELMAQRCGVVADRDHRAGQDTIDPQLTVDALDRMAVVLRKAAAGRQRVLVATGHPGGLLGVHQATVAALRQAGCEIVAIPEGLPADDGRVLQISGVAMVLRNAALVHTHSPEPMTAILDALEGSGRPLPHLVVADHGWAGCAAQRGIDAVGYADCNDPALFVGEAEGTLAVTVPLDDHVPPHHYEPMTAYLLNAAGLAPVR, encoded by the coding sequence ATGCCCACTGATCACATCCCCTCCCGCCAGGACCTCGTCGACCACCTGCTGCGGACCCGCATCGCCGGTGACGTCGCCACCAGCCGGGAGAACAACCTCGACCACTACCGCGAACTGGCCGCCGGCAACCGCTACTACTGGCTCGGCCTCGACCTCGGCACGCGGTGGACGGACGAGGACGCGGTGCTGGAGCTGATGGCGCAGCGCTGCGGCGTCGTCGCCGACCGGGACCACCGGGCCGGGCAGGACACCATCGACCCGCAGCTGACGGTGGACGCGCTGGACCGGATGGCCGTCGTCCTGCGCAAGGCCGCCGCCGGCCGCCAGCGGGTGCTGGTCGCCACCGGCCACCCCGGCGGGCTGCTCGGCGTCCACCAGGCGACCGTCGCGGCGCTGCGGCAGGCCGGCTGCGAGATCGTCGCCATCCCCGAGGGGCTCCCCGCCGACGACGGCCGGGTCCTGCAGATCAGCGGGGTCGCCATGGTGCTGCGCAACGCCGCGCTGGTGCACACCCACTCGCCGGAGCCGATGACGGCGATACTCGACGCCCTGGAGGGGTCCGGCCGCCCCCTGCCGCACCTGGTCGTCGCCGACCACGGCTGGGCCGGGTGCGCGGCGCAGCGCGGCATCGACGCGGTCGGGTACGCCGACTGCAACGACCCGGCGCTCTTCGTCGGCGAGGCCGAGGGCACCCTGGCGGTCACCGTGCCGCTCGACGACCACGTGCCGCCGCACCACTACGAGCCGATGACCGCCTATCTGCTGAACGCGGCCGGGCTGGCCCCGGTCCGCTGA
- the speB gene encoding agmatinase, giving the protein MTTSEPRGPIDSSRVPRFAGPATFARLPRLDEVGTTDVAVVGVPFDAGVSYRPGARFGGNAIREASRLLRPYNPAQDASPFALAQVADAGDIAANPFNINEAVETIQAAADDLLDTGARLMTLGGDHTIALPLLRSVARRHGPVALLHFDAHLDTWDTYFGAEYTHGTPFRRAVEEGILDTSALSHVGTRGPLYGKRDLDDDAKMGFGIVTSADVMRRGVDEVAQQLRERIGDRPLYISIDIDVLDPAHAPGTGTPEAGGMTSRELLEILRGLAGCNLVSADVVEVAPAYDHAEITSVAASHTAYELTTLMARQIAAARGTGA; this is encoded by the coding sequence ATGACCACCAGCGAGCCGCGCGGTCCGATCGACTCCTCCCGCGTCCCCCGTTTCGCCGGCCCGGCCACCTTCGCCCGGCTGCCCCGGCTGGACGAGGTCGGCACCACCGACGTCGCCGTGGTGGGCGTGCCGTTCGACGCCGGGGTCTCCTACCGCCCCGGCGCCCGCTTCGGCGGCAACGCCATCCGTGAGGCCTCCCGCCTGCTGCGCCCGTACAACCCGGCGCAGGACGCCTCCCCGTTCGCGCTGGCCCAGGTCGCCGACGCCGGGGACATAGCGGCCAACCCGTTCAACATCAACGAGGCGGTCGAGACCATCCAGGCCGCCGCCGACGACCTGCTCGACACCGGCGCCCGGCTGATGACGCTCGGCGGCGACCACACCATCGCGCTGCCCCTGCTGCGTTCCGTCGCCCGCAGGCACGGCCCCGTCGCGCTGCTCCACTTCGACGCCCACCTGGACACCTGGGACACCTACTTCGGCGCCGAGTACACCCACGGCACCCCGTTCCGCCGCGCCGTCGAGGAGGGCATCCTCGACACCTCCGCCCTCTCCCACGTCGGCACCCGCGGCCCGCTCTACGGCAAGCGGGACCTGGACGACGACGCCAAGATGGGCTTCGGCATCGTCACCTCCGCCGACGTCATGCGGCGCGGCGTGGACGAGGTCGCCCAGCAACTGCGCGAGCGCATCGGCGACCGCCCGCTGTACATCTCCATCGACATCGACGTGCTCGACCCGGCGCACGCCCCGGGCACCGGCACCCCCGAGGCCGGCGGCATGACCTCGCGCGAACTGCTGGAGATCCTGCGCGGCCTGGCCGGCTGCAACCTGGTCTCCGCCGACGTCGTCGAGGTGGCCCCGGCCTACGACCACGCGGAGATCACCTCCGTCGCCGCCTCGCACACCGCCTACGAGCTGACCACCCTCATGGCGCGGCAGATCGCCGCCGCCCGGGGAACCGGCGCCTGA
- a CDS encoding acyl-CoA dehydrogenase family protein → MRRTVFNEDHEAFRATIRDFIASEVAPVYHEWEEAGHAPRDFYYKLGDLGVFGIEVPEEYGGAGETSFKYNAVISEECARAGVSFGGSSVHTALCLPYLLKYGNEEQKKRWLPKFVTGELMTAIAMTEPGTGSDLAGMKTTAKLSEDGTHYVLNGAKTFITGGVLADRVLVCARTSPATPEDRRGGISILVVDTSSEGYAVGRKLEKLGLRSSDTAELSFTDVKVPVEDLLGEEGKAFSYLTHNLPQERLGIAVGAYAQAAAAVRFATQYVKERTVFGRTVAEFQNTKFVLADCQAEVDAAQAVVDRALEAHDAGELTVADAASAKLFCTDVAARVIDKCLQLHGGYGYMLEYPIARLYADTRVSRIYGGTSEVMRSIIAKSMGL, encoded by the coding sequence GTGCGGCGCACGGTGTTCAACGAGGACCACGAGGCGTTCCGGGCCACGATCCGCGACTTCATCGCCAGCGAGGTCGCCCCCGTCTACCACGAGTGGGAAGAGGCCGGCCACGCCCCTCGCGACTTCTACTACAAGCTCGGTGATCTGGGCGTCTTCGGCATCGAGGTGCCCGAGGAGTACGGCGGCGCCGGCGAGACCAGCTTCAAGTACAACGCGGTCATCAGCGAGGAGTGCGCCCGCGCCGGGGTCAGCTTCGGCGGCAGCAGCGTGCACACCGCGCTGTGCCTGCCCTACCTGCTCAAGTACGGCAACGAGGAGCAGAAGAAGCGCTGGCTGCCGAAGTTCGTCACCGGCGAGCTGATGACCGCCATCGCCATGACCGAGCCGGGCACCGGCTCCGACCTGGCCGGCATGAAGACCACCGCCAAGCTGTCGGAGGACGGCACCCACTACGTCCTCAACGGCGCCAAGACCTTCATCACCGGCGGCGTGCTCGCCGACCGCGTCCTGGTCTGCGCCCGCACCTCGCCGGCCACCCCGGAGGACCGGCGCGGCGGGATATCGATCCTGGTGGTCGACACCAGCAGCGAGGGGTACGCGGTCGGCCGCAAGCTGGAGAAGCTGGGCCTGCGCTCCTCGGACACCGCCGAACTCTCCTTCACCGACGTCAAGGTGCCGGTCGAGGACCTGCTCGGCGAGGAGGGCAAGGCCTTCTCCTACCTGACCCACAACCTGCCGCAGGAACGTCTCGGCATCGCCGTGGGCGCCTACGCGCAGGCCGCCGCCGCCGTCCGGTTCGCCACCCAGTACGTCAAGGAGCGCACCGTCTTCGGCCGGACCGTCGCCGAGTTCCAGAACACCAAGTTCGTCCTCGCCGACTGCCAGGCCGAGGTGGACGCCGCGCAGGCGGTGGTCGACCGCGCCCTGGAGGCGCACGACGCCGGGGAGCTGACGGTGGCCGACGCCGCCTCCGCCAAGCTGTTCTGCACCGACGTCGCCGCCCGCGTCATCGACAAGTGCCTCCAGCTGCACGGCGGTTATGGCTACATGCTGGAGTACCCGATCGCCCGGCTGTACGCGGACACCCGCGTCTCCCGCATCTACGGCGGCACCAGCGAGGTCATGCGGTCGATCATCGCCAAGTCGATGGGGCTGTGA
- a CDS encoding acyl-CoA thioesterase, translated as MNAALRSLLDLLDLERIERDIFRGFSRPAVVPRVFGGQVAAQALVAAGRTVPAERPAHSLHAYFLRPGDPGAPIVYEVDRIRDGRSFTTRRVVAVQHGQPIFHLSASFQVYEDGMEHQEAMPQAPDPESLPTAEELLPAHADRFPEPGTVERLLEARAAVDLRYAQDPPFLTAGRPREPRSQVWFRTRGKLDDDPLLHVCLATYVSDMTLLDSVLLAHGRGGWAVGDVVGASLDHAMWFHRPFRADEWLLYDQRSPSASGGRGLGTAHMYTQDGRLAVTVIQEGVVRVPRSR; from the coding sequence GTGAACGCGGCGCTGCGGTCCCTGCTCGACCTGCTCGACCTGGAACGGATCGAGCGGGACATCTTCCGCGGCTTCAGCCGGCCCGCCGTCGTCCCCCGGGTCTTCGGCGGGCAGGTCGCGGCCCAGGCGCTGGTGGCCGCGGGGCGCACGGTTCCCGCCGAGCGCCCCGCGCACTCCCTGCACGCCTACTTCCTGCGCCCGGGCGACCCGGGGGCGCCCATCGTCTACGAGGTGGACCGGATCCGCGACGGCCGCTCCTTCACCACCCGCCGGGTGGTCGCCGTCCAGCACGGTCAGCCGATCTTCCACCTGTCGGCCTCGTTCCAGGTGTACGAGGACGGCATGGAGCACCAGGAGGCGATGCCGCAGGCGCCCGACCCCGAGTCGCTGCCGACCGCCGAGGAACTGCTGCCGGCGCACGCCGACCGGTTCCCCGAACCGGGCACCGTGGAACGGCTGTTGGAGGCGCGGGCCGCGGTGGACCTGCGGTACGCGCAGGATCCGCCGTTCCTCACCGCGGGCCGGCCGCGCGAGCCCCGTTCGCAGGTGTGGTTCCGCACCCGCGGCAAGCTCGACGACGACCCGCTGCTCCACGTCTGCCTGGCCACCTACGTCTCCGACATGACCCTGCTGGACTCGGTGCTGCTGGCCCACGGGCGCGGCGGCTGGGCGGTCGGGGACGTGGTCGGTGCCAGCCTGGACCACGCGATGTGGTTCCACCGCCCGTTCCGGGCCGACGAGTGGCTGCTGTACGACCAGCGGTCCCCGTCGGCCTCCGGCGGCCGGGGCCTGGGCACCGCCCACATGTACACCCAGGACGGACGGCTGGCGGTCACGGTCATCCAGGAGGGCGTGGTCCGCGTCCCGCGCTCGCGGTGA